In Chitinophaga sp. HK235, a single window of DNA contains:
- a CDS encoding AraC family transcriptional regulator has protein sequence MKMITADNHIRYELIPAPAYLQAYIRYFWTLEGDDPQALAKAFGSLVDGCPGLIFQHPDAGTFVRENKELPEIFLYGQTTRNVEIASLGPLKATGVIFHPNGLKSVFGMNAGELTNDCVDLGLLPGKKTLPEQLATAGSATTRIEVLSAYLHNKITQNKATGDSIVEYAVSQIMGSNGSTSLKDLQDKLQLTERTFERRFKEYVGISPKLFSRICQYQASLHQLKSNDYSKLSDIAFENDYADQSHFIRSFKEFTGCSPYQFQKLLDETGEEILLIK, from the coding sequence ATGAAGATGATAACCGCGGATAACCATATCAGGTACGAGCTTATTCCGGCGCCTGCTTACCTGCAGGCTTATATTCGTTATTTCTGGACCCTGGAGGGCGATGATCCCCAGGCGCTGGCCAAGGCCTTTGGGTCCTTGGTAGATGGTTGTCCGGGGCTGATTTTCCAGCATCCGGATGCCGGCACTTTTGTCCGGGAGAACAAGGAGCTGCCGGAAATTTTTCTGTATGGACAAACCACCCGGAATGTTGAAATCGCATCGCTGGGCCCGCTGAAGGCCACCGGCGTTATCTTCCACCCCAATGGACTGAAGTCGGTTTTTGGTATGAATGCCGGCGAGCTCACCAACGACTGTGTGGACCTGGGGCTGTTGCCCGGAAAAAAGACATTGCCGGAACAGCTGGCCACAGCTGGTTCTGCTACCACCCGGATAGAAGTTTTATCTGCCTATCTCCATAATAAAATCACCCAAAACAAAGCGACGGGAGACAGCATCGTGGAATATGCCGTGTCACAGATCATGGGCTCCAATGGCAGCACTTCTCTCAAAGATCTGCAGGACAAACTACAGCTCACAGAGCGTACCTTTGAACGGCGGTTCAAGGAGTATGTGGGCATCTCCCCGAAATTATTTTCCAGAATCTGTCAGTACCAGGCTTCCCTGCACCAGCTGAAAAGCAACGACTACAGTAAACTCTCAGATATTGCCTTTGAAAACGATTATGCCGATCAATCTCATTTTATCCGCTCCTTTAAGGAATTCACCGGCTGCTCTCCCTACCAGTTCCAGAAACTGCTGGATGAAACAGGTGAAGAAATATTGCTCATAAAATAA
- a CDS encoding DUF1772 domain-containing protein: MNTRQIVMIIATLTAALVAGLFFGFAVSINPAFTRLPDAQYITAMQAINDVIVNPLFISAFLGAAVLLPVAAIQQQGRRKGLLWLSAILYIVGVLGITSVANVPMNDALAKVQVAGASAQQLADARNTFAGPWNGWHNIRTIISVVVTILAIMACLQKEESK, encoded by the coding sequence ATGAACACAAGACAGATCGTAATGATCATCGCTACCTTAACCGCTGCCCTGGTGGCAGGGTTGTTTTTTGGCTTTGCAGTATCCATCAATCCGGCTTTCACCCGCCTGCCCGATGCACAGTATATTACTGCAATGCAGGCTATCAACGATGTGATCGTTAATCCGTTGTTTATAAGTGCCTTCCTGGGAGCTGCGGTATTATTACCGGTAGCGGCTATTCAACAGCAGGGACGCAGAAAAGGGCTGCTGTGGCTGTCTGCCATCCTTTACATTGTAGGAGTGTTGGGTATCACTTCCGTAGCTAATGTGCCGATGAACGACGCGCTGGCAAAGGTACAGGTGGCCGGAGCTTCCGCGCAGCAGCTGGCTGACGCCCGCAATACCTTTGCCGGACCATGGAACGGCTGGCATAACATCCGTACTATCATCTCCGTGGTAGTTACCATACTGGCGATTATGGCCTGCCTGCAAAAAGAAGAAAGTAAATAA
- a CDS encoding helix-turn-helix domain-containing protein — translation MKKKDSIEQIAECSYNRLAIMDAVSMLSGKWKIPVLCALLQHGSLCFLDIVRHVHGISAKTLTKELREMESNQLVTRKVLDTRPVTVEYTLTDYGRTLDKAIFELLAWGLAHRKRLIGKDTLGEKSAHSYISEMQQDWPVNRAQRIAIK, via the coding sequence ATGAAGAAGAAAGACAGTATTGAACAAATTGCAGAATGTTCCTATAATCGACTTGCCATTATGGATGCTGTATCTATGCTGTCGGGTAAATGGAAAATCCCGGTTTTGTGTGCGTTGCTGCAGCATGGCAGCCTTTGTTTTCTGGATATTGTAAGGCACGTGCATGGTATATCAGCCAAAACGCTGACAAAGGAATTACGCGAAATGGAATCAAATCAACTGGTAACACGAAAGGTATTGGACACGCGTCCTGTTACTGTGGAATATACATTAACAGATTACGGCAGAACACTGGATAAAGCCATCTTCGAACTCCTGGCCTGGGGACTGGCCCACAGAAAAAGATTGATTGGAAAAGATACATTGGGCGAAAAAAGTGCACATAGTTATATTTCGGAAATGCAGCAGGACTGGCCTGTTAATCGTGCCCAGCGAATCGCCATTAAATAA
- a CDS encoding zinc-binding dehydrogenase has translation MSVKVISIKAFGSPEELSVTTVEPVRAGAGQVLIAVEACGVGLVDVFFRKGLFPGLSPIGFVPGVEVSGTVIDGAAEWIGKRVFAKVDKGGYAEQLIADVTSIAEIPAALSSEAAVALGINALVAHFSLLQGRCGKEEQVLVRGAGGGIGTMTAQLAKLRGAQVTASTTSPEKRSMLSALGVRQFDNGYEEYDVIIDSVAGNDVTSFFNRLKPNGRYVLNGVAGGFPLPDFAMPLVTSLQKSLAISFLSLNSVADSQLMTAMTDIFTLAVQGKITSVIDKVYLLEEAVSAHKRLESGKVFGKVVLKV, from the coding sequence ATGTCAGTTAAAGTAATAAGTATTAAAGCGTTTGGGAGTCCGGAAGAGCTGAGTGTAACAACAGTTGAACCCGTTAGAGCAGGGGCAGGACAGGTGCTTATAGCAGTAGAAGCCTGTGGTGTTGGATTAGTAGATGTATTTTTCAGAAAGGGGTTATTCCCAGGCCTTTCCCCTATAGGATTTGTGCCAGGTGTGGAGGTATCAGGGACGGTTATAGACGGAGCTGCGGAATGGATAGGAAAACGAGTATTTGCCAAAGTAGATAAGGGTGGTTATGCAGAGCAGCTTATTGCCGATGTCACCAGTATCGCTGAAATACCTGCTGCATTATCTTCAGAGGCTGCCGTTGCATTGGGTATTAACGCACTGGTAGCACATTTCTCTTTATTACAGGGACGCTGTGGAAAAGAGGAACAGGTATTGGTGAGAGGTGCGGGCGGCGGAATAGGTACTATGACGGCACAGTTGGCAAAGCTTAGAGGTGCGCAGGTAACGGCATCAACTACCTCACCTGAAAAACGCTCAATGTTATCAGCATTAGGTGTGCGGCAATTTGATAACGGGTATGAGGAATATGATGTGATCATTGATTCTGTTGCAGGAAATGACGTAACATCTTTCTTTAACAGGCTGAAGCCAAACGGCCGTTATGTACTTAATGGTGTTGCCGGCGGCTTTCCTCTACCAGATTTTGCGATGCCGCTGGTGACATCGCTCCAAAAATCTCTTGCAATTTCATTCCTTAGTCTTAATTCCGTTGCTGATAGCCAGTTGATGACTGCTATGACAGATATATTTACGCTGGCAGTACAGGGTAAGATCACTTCAGTAATTGACAAGGTTTATCTGCTGGAAGAAGCTGTGAGCGCGCATAAAAGATTGGAATCTGGTAAAGTGTTTGGAAAAGTAGTACTAAAAGTTTAA
- a CDS encoding VOC family protein, with amino-acid sequence MNFSSARIITADIKRLVQFYEHVTGTPMTWYTDDFAELRTPLASLAIGSTMTLAFFGGDEVAKAATNRSVIIEFRVEDVDKSYEALASFLDTVVVQKPTTMPWGNRSLLFRDPDGNLINFFTPATAEAKKRFEKAD; translated from the coding sequence ATGAATTTTTCTTCGGCCAGGATTATCACTGCTGACATTAAGCGCCTCGTTCAATTTTATGAACATGTTACCGGAACCCCCATGACATGGTATACCGATGATTTTGCTGAACTACGTACTCCCCTGGCATCTCTGGCTATTGGAAGTACCATGACATTGGCATTTTTTGGTGGAGACGAAGTGGCAAAAGCCGCCACTAACCGCTCAGTTATCATTGAGTTCAGAGTGGAGGACGTTGATAAAAGTTATGAGGCGTTGGCCTCCTTCCTGGATACAGTTGTTGTTCAAAAACCAACTACTATGCCCTGGGGTAACCGGTCATTGTTATTCAGGGATCCGGATGGTAATCTTATTAACTTTTTTACACCAGCGACTGCAGAAGCGAAGAAAAGATTTGAAAAAGCAGATTAA
- a CDS encoding putative quinol monooxygenase, whose protein sequence is MVNCGLLVRLNAKPGKEDELAAFLRGGLPIVSGEPATISWYAIQMAPSVFGIFDTFSDDAGRQAHLAGQLAAALMAKAPDLLAEPPTIEKIDVLAAKQS, encoded by the coding sequence ATGGTGAATTGTGGATTATTAGTTAGACTAAATGCAAAACCGGGAAAAGAAGATGAATTAGCTGCTTTTCTGAGAGGTGGACTTCCGATCGTTTCAGGAGAACCAGCCACCATTAGTTGGTATGCTATTCAAATGGCGCCTTCTGTTTTTGGGATTTTCGACACTTTCAGTGACGATGCCGGCAGACAGGCACATTTGGCAGGCCAGTTAGCTGCAGCATTGATGGCAAAAGCCCCCGATTTACTGGCTGAACCTCCTACTATTGAAAAAATAGATGTACTGGCTGCTAAACAATCTTAA